The DNA segment ACCGAGCGCCGCATGTCGGTCACTTCTTCGGGCCGCTCGCCGATCAGCGCCACGATCAGGTGAATGTCGTCGTAATTGGCGGTGATGCCGTTGGCGATCGCCTTCAGCAGCATCGTTTTGCCCGCCTTGGGCGGCGAGACGATCATGCCGCGCTGCCCGCGGCCGATCGGCGCGATCAGGTTGATCAGCCGTGTGGAGAGGTTATTGGGCGCCGTTTCCAGGTTGATCATGCGGTCGGGGAAGACGGCGGTGAGCTGTTCAAAATGCGGCCGCTGCTTGGCGACCTCGGGGTCGAGGCCGTTGACGCTCTCGACGCGCAGCATGCCGTAGTACTTTTCGCTGTCCTTCGGCGGACGCACCAGGCCGGTGACGTAGTCGCCGGTGCGCAGGCCGAAGCGCCGAATCTGCGTTTGCGAGACGTAGACATCGTTGATGCCGGGCAGCAGCGATTCGCCGCGCAAAAAGCCGAAGCCATCGTCGACGATGTCCAGCACGCCGCCGCCGAAGATGTGGCCGAACTGCTCGGCCTGGCGTTGCAGCAGGCGCGAAACCAGCTCCTGCTTGTTGAGGGCTGCCCCGTTCTCGATGCCGAGATGGGCGGCCTGCTGGACCAGGTCGTCGCGCGACCTGAGTTCGAGTTCCGTAATGTTCACGTAGGGTCTCCGCTTGTCGGGTCTCCGGTTATCGTGCTCCGGGTGAATTGCAGGTGAGGAGGGATGGAAGGGAAGTGAGCCGGCCTGGCGCCGGTGAAACGCTGTGCAGTAATTCCCGGGGATGGGATTGTGAGGCGAGTTTCGGCTCTCACCCGGCCAACGCACGGGACGAGGCCGCTGCTTCACATATGGCACTGCAACGTTGCTGTGTCAAGCCTCCAGATCGAATCACCTTGCGTACTCGGCCGCTTGTCGCGCTGCCACCGCTCAGAACGGCTTGAAGACGGCGAGCCAGCCCATGACCGGCAGCATCAGGATGATGATCGTGCCGAAGACCAGCGGCACGTTGTCGGCCAGCGCGGACTCCAGCTCCGGCGTGACCGCACCGCCGCTCTTGTACGACTTCAACACCGCCAGCCGCACCCGCCGCAGGCCCAACCCCAGCAACGGCAGGCAGACAAAGGTGGTGAAGACGTAGACAATGCACAGCGCCAGCAGCCAGCCCTCTTTGACGAAGTTATGATGCGCGCTCGCCCCCCAAAACACGCCCGTGGCGCCGCTGAGCAGCGCCCCCGGCAGCAACAGCCGCGTCTCGTACTCCGCCGCGGCGCTGAAGGCGTACATTTGCTGGCGCCGATCTCGGCTGCGCCACGCACTGTATAGCGGCGCCATCACCGAGCCGATTCCCGTCATAAACAGGAACAACGCGGCGATGTGCAAAAACTTCCAGATGTTTTCGGCCGTCACCGCGGGTTGCGCATCACGACCGCTGCCGGCCGCAGAATCTCGTTATGAAGCAGGCGGGCCGACGCGATCGCCGGCATCACTAGCTCAGCGAAGCGACGGCGGGTTCGGGCGCCACGCCGCTCAGCACCTGAAGCGCCGGCTCCTGCGCTGCTCCGTGCGCGTGCTGTGCCGCCGAGGCGGCACGCGAGCAGGCCGCGCCCACGAAGTCGCGGAAGAGCGGGTGCGGCCGGTTGGGCCGCGAGCGCAGCTCCGGATGGAACTGTGAGCCGAGCATGAAGGGATGGTCGCGCAGCTCGCTGATCTCGACCAGCGAACCGTCGGGCGAGACGCCGCTGGCGATCAACCCTTCCTGTTCGAGGATGTGACGGTAGGCGTTGTTGAACTCGTAGCGGTGCCGGTGCCGCTCCACGACCACGTCTTCGCCGTAGGCCGCCTGCGCCTTCGTGCCCGGCTTGAGACGGCAGGGATAGCCGCCCAGCCGCATGGTGCCACCCTTCTCCGAGACACCGGTCTGCTCCGAGAGCAGGCTGATGATCGGGATGGCCGTGCCCGGCGCGAACTCGGTGGAGTTCACATCGTCCGTGCGGAAGATGTGCCGCGCGAACTCGATCACCATCACCTGCATGCCGAGGCAGAGGCCGAGATAAGGGATCTTGCGCTCGCGGGCGTAGCGCGCGGCCAGGATCTTGCCCTCGATGCCGCGCTCGCCGAAGCCGCCGGGCACGACGATACCGTCCACACCGGCCAGCAGATCCACGACGTTCTCCGCCGTGATCGACTCCGACTGGATCCAGCGCACGTTGACCTCGGCGCGGTGATGGGCGCCGGCGTGGATCAGCGACTCCTTGACCGACATGTAGGCGTCGCGCAGCTCCACGTACTTGCCGACGACCGCGACCTCGATGAGCTGCTCCGGGCAGGTAAGCCGCTCGACCATCGCCCGCCACTCGGCCATGTCGCGGCCCAGCGCCGGCAGTTGCAGCCGCTCGATCACGTAGTCGCCGAGGCCGGCGTCTTCGAGCATGATCGGCACGCGGTATATCGTGTCGGCCGTGACCATCGGCACGACGGCACGTTGCTCCACGTCGCAGAACAGCGCCACTTTCGCCGTCAGCTCCTCGGGCACCGGGTGGTCGCT comes from the Dehalococcoidia bacterium genome and includes:
- the rho gene encoding transcription termination factor Rho produces the protein MNITELELRSRDDLVQQAAHLGIENGAALNKQELVSRLLQRQAEQFGHIFGGGVLDIVDDGFGFLRGESLLPGINDVYVSQTQIRRFGLRTGDYVTGLVRPPKDSEKYYGMLRVESVNGLDPEVAKQRPHFEQLTAVFPDRMINLETAPNNLSTRLINLIAPIGRGQRGMIVSPPKAGKTMLLKAIANGITANYDDIHLIVALIGERPEEVTDMRRSVKGEVIASTFDEPVEDHTRVAEMSLERAKRLVESGKDVVILMDSITRLTRAYNLAMPPSGRTLTGGIDPIAIYPPKRFFGAARNTDEGGSLTIISTCLVDTGSRMDDVIYEEFKGTGNMELILDRKLAERRIFPSIDIQRSSTRREELLLGEQTLKQVILLRRMTAMIGANSPNPSEATERLLERLSRTQTNEEFLTTLQQNV
- a CDS encoding DUF2269 family protein; translated protein: MTAENIWKFLHIAALFLFMTGIGSVMAPLYSAWRSRDRRQQMYAFSAAAEYETRLLLPGALLSGATGVFWGASAHHNFVKEGWLLALCIVYVFTTFVCLPLLGLGLRRVRLAVLKSYKSGGAVTPELESALADNVPLVFGTIIILMLPVMGWLAVFKPF
- a CDS encoding CTP synthase; the protein is MPKYIFVTGGVVSSVGKGITTASLGRILKSRGVCVSIQKLDPYLNVDPGTMSPYQHGEVFVTVDGAETDLDLGHYERFIDQDLTRASSVTTGQIYQAVISKERRGDYLGGTIQAVPHLTNEIKARIRAVAQAGETQVVIVEVGGTVGDIESQPFLEAIRQIRNEEAREDTLSIHVSFLPFVGASGELKTKPTQHSVRELRSMGIQPDVIVCRSDHPVPEELTAKVALFCDVEQRAVVPMVTADTIYRVPIMLEDAGLGDYVIERLQLPALGRDMAEWRAMVERLTCPEQLIEVAVVGKYVELRDAYMSVKESLIHAGAHHRAEVNVRWIQSESITAENVVDLLAGVDGIVVPGGFGERGIEGKILAARYARERKIPYLGLCLGMQVMVIEFARHIFRTDDVNSTEFAPGTAIPIISLLSEQTGVSEKGGTMRLGGYPCRLKPGTKAQAAYGEDVVVERHRHRYEFNNAYRHILEQEGLIASGVSPDGSLVEISELRDHPFMLGSQFHPELRSRPNRPHPLFRDFVGAACSRAASAAQHAHGAAQEPALQVLSGVAPEPAVASLS